A single genomic interval of Halichondria panicea chromosome 2, odHalPani1.1, whole genome shotgun sequence harbors:
- the LOC135331569 gene encoding uncharacterized protein LOC135331569 isoform X1, whose translation MSSMEDSPLTPTKDSEELEDYSEQDRLQESDSPPTPKRRCLQTPLQDSQPDTPLSTVEYPQDLDYIITPMDIRCTNAHEKALCFLDLSQLDEFVERLNEIRQCPEPACRGNLVPTSVKRGIGGAATITYNCDGCRGQELTLDTCKVQEDGRNSEITRALHVAFIISGCTFTTYTKVLRYSLGIQSTYDDRFQDTIRTMHPVVKKMVDEMCTEAKEAMKQMKPEELGSWKRAVTVADGAWMTRGHHSKNFTFSIRNYFTGELLFRIHLSQKGGDNLYKGTSKGAEGYAARKLFQQAKEEGMKLEINRQDDDSSTSKAIRGIYEDVEIMMCRGHEGRSHLNQLKKLMQMKAFTSTMFKSHQNHIADIQNKPCSCSGKKHKKGCGCFTDQFIKNSRNLFSKILSNSESKEEFEKKTRSLYHHAIDEHVWDGGSCDFHALKVCSCGECPDKTNFVCEGQEYHTRDKLTCPFHMMAYRTEIEHRARKSSSLIHPELKAGHTNSMESSHNILIRFRQKHISLEKSHYELSTELGLLQANLTSMRKNKGPHYHWIPVLYQRLGLPLYTGIEDALEKYGKSRDKQLREIKEDKHKKRRIRYKVKRKMDREERIKWSKKLGDAYGCEWRRKRTEKDQAATKLCKCGSSEHRNKSHRDCPLNKRHASRDARSHPKSEKQGPSSAESDENNGTDASVNRDSSDSSESDFEDQILHAERGECICPNPKAHKRNCPAGNRNRGKRLFQTFKPGDKVAIHVTRLSGKHLVCRIAQVTNKRYTLHSKRGTLLKRFGGSELHKLGEDEGYEIPLDNWRQSEVVSTRALQEEDMVSCSCAIDTPDYLYVEDDDSEEDPDTQQGDNTIQTSIYCLSSTDINKIDRPTGWLNDIVITASQHLLYQHFPHIEGLQPPTLQAIRGFNVNKGEFVQILNVSNMHWCVVSTVGCSPGQVNVYDTMYRSVQKSTIPIIASLMLCTLPNLTINMMDVGRQTNGSDCGVLAIAIAYDLCAGNDPLTVVYEHTSTRQHLKESLKKCCFDRFPIRNSRTSTGVIHAEHVSLYCTCRMPEESIEDDPMAECDVCKGWYHRSCLSIPNEVFQVDGVEWKCEACTEQS comes from the exons ATGTCCAGCATGGAAGACTCGCCTCTCACCCCAACAAAGGACTCAGAG GAACTTGAAGACTACTCTGAACAGGACAGGCTACAAGAGTCCGACTCGCCCCCTACTCCAAAGAGGAGATGTCTACAG ACCCCCCTTCAGGATTCGCAACCAGACACACCCCTCTCCACTGTGGAATACCCTCAAGATTTGGACTACATTATAACACCAATGGACATAAGATGTACTAATGCGCATGAAAAGGCGCTTTGTTTTCTTGATTTGAGCCAGTTGGACGAGTTTGTTGAACGCCTCAATGAGATTCGTCAGTGCCCTGAACCAGCTTGTAGGGGTAACCTTGTTCCCACCTCAGTCAAGAGGGGAATAGGTGGAGCTGCAACAATAACATACAATTGTGACGGATGCCGAGGACAAGAGCTCACACTGGACACGTGCAAGGTACAAGAAGATGGAAGGAACAGTGAGATCACACGAGCACTGCATGTCGCCTTCATCATCAGTGGGTGTACCTTCACAACCTACACCAAGGTCTTACGCTACTCGCTGGGAATTCAGTCCACATACGACGACCGGTTTCAAGACACTATTCGCACTATGCACCCAGTGGTCAAAAAAATGGTGGATGAGATGTGCACAGAAGCCAAAGAGGCCATGAAACAAATGAAACCAGAAGAGCTAGGATCGTGGAAGagagccgtcactgttgcagatGGAGCATGGATGACAAGAGGTCATCATTCGAAGAACTTTACTTTCAGCATTAGAAATTATTTCACAG GTGAATTGCTGTTTCGAATACATCTGTCTCAAAAGGGCGGAGACAATCTGTACAAGGGGACGTCCAAGGGAGCGGAGGGCTATGCAGCCAGGAAACTCTTCCAGCAAGCCAAAGAAGAGGGGATGAAATTGGAAATAAACCGGCAG GATGATGACTCCTCCACCTCAAAGGCCATAAGAGGTATCTACGAGGACGTAGAAATAATGATGTGTCGTGGACACGAGGGAAGGTCTCATCTCAATCAGTTGAAAAAGCTGATGCAAATGAAAGCGTTCACCTCTACAATGTTTAAAAGTCATCAAAATCACATTGCGGACATACAGAACAAGCCCTGCTCCTGTTCTGGAAAAAAGCACAAGAAAGGCTGCGGATGTTTCACTGACCAGTTCATCAAAAACTCCAGAAATTTGTTCTCAAAAATTCTGTCGAACAGCGAGTCCAAAGAGGAATTTGAAAAAAAAACCCGTAGTCTCTACCATCATGCAATTGATGAACACGTGTGGGATGGCGGATCTTGCGATTTTCACGCCCTAAAAGTGTGCAGCTGTGGAGAGTGCCCCGACAAAACAAACTTTGTGTGCGAGGGACAAGAGTACCACACACGGGATAAGCTGACATGTCCTTTCCATATGATGGCCTACAGGACGGAGATTGAGCACAGGGCTCGAAAGTCATCATCGCTGATCCACCCAGAACTAAAAGCAGGGCACACAAACTCGATGGAATCATCACACAACATCCTAATTCGATTTAGGCAGAAGCACATCTCCTTGGAAAAGAGTCACTACGAGCTCTCCACAGAGCTGGGCCTCCTTCAAGCCAACCTTACCTCAATGAGAAAAAACAAAGGACCTCATTACCACTGGATTCCTGTGCTGTACCAAAGGTTGGGGCTGCCCCTCTATACAGGAATTGAGGATGCTCTGGAGAAGTACGGAAAATCCAGAGACAAGCAATTGAGAGAAATCAAAGAGGATAAGCACAAGAAGAGAAGGATACGATATAAGGTTAAGAGAAAGATGGACAGGGAAGAAAGAATAAAGTGGTCAAAGAAACTCGGTGATGCATACGGTTGTGAATGGAGGAGAAAGAGAACAGAGAAGGATCAAGCTGCCACGAAACTCTGCAAGTGTGGCTCCAGCGAACACAGAAACAAATCTCACAGAGACTGCCCACTGAACAAGCGACACGCAAGCAG GGATGCCAGAAGTCATCCTAAATCAGAGAAACAAGGACCTTCTTCAGCTGAATCAGATGA AAACAATGGGACAGACGCTAGTGTGAACAGGGACAGCAGTGACAGCAGTGAAAGCGACTTCGAGGATCAAATTTTGCACGCAGAACGAGGCGAATGTATCTGCCCAAATCCCAAAGCACACAAGAGAAACTGCCCAGCGGGCAATAGGAACCGTGGGAAAAGGCTCTTCCAGACTTTCAAACCTGGAGACAAGGTAGCCATCCACGTTACGAGGTTGTCTGGGAAACACCTTGTCTGTCGCATTGCTCAAGTGACCAACAAGCGATACACACTCCATTCCAAGCGAGGGACCCTATTGAAGCGATTTGGAGGAAGTGAGCTACACAAATTGGGGGAAGACGAAGGCTACGAGATTCCCCTCGACAACTGGCGCCAGAGCGAGGTCGTGTCAACCAGAGCACTGCAGGAAGAAGACATGGTGAGCTGCTCGTGTGCAATCGACACTCCAGACTATCTGTACGTGGAGGACGATGATTCAGAAGAGGACCCAGACACACAACAGGGTGATAACACTATTCAAACATCCATATACTGTCTGTCATCAACTGACATCAACAAGATTGATAGACCCACAGGATGGCTGAATGATATCGTCATCACTGCAAGCCAACACCTTTTGTACCAGCATTTCCCGCACATTGAAGGCCTACAGCCACCTACACTCCAAGCGATTAGAGGATTCAATGTGAACAAAGGAGAATTTGTTCAAATTTTAAACGTGAGCAATATGCACTGGTGTGTTGTGTCTACTGTTGGCTGTAGCCCGGGGCAAGTAAACGTCTACGACACCATGTACCGCAGCGTTCAGAAGTCAACGATTCCAATTATAGCAAGCCTGATGTTATGCACCTTACCCAACCTCACAATCAACATGATGGACGTCGGTCGACAGACAAACGGCTCTGACTGTGGTGTGCTAGCTATCGCCATTGCCTATGACTTGTGTGCTGGGAACGATCCGCTGACCGTGGTGTACGAGCACACATCCACAAGACAACACCTGAAGGAGAGCCTCAAGAAGTGCTGCTTCGATCGCTTCCCAATAAGGAATTCGAGGACCTCAACAGGTGTGATCCACGCTGAGCATGTCTCCCTGTACTGCACATGCAGAATGCCCGAGGAAAGCATCGAAGACGATCCTATGGCAGAATGTGATGTTTGCAAGGGGTGGTATCATCGATCGTGCTTGAGCATTCCCAACGAAGTGTTTCAAGTTGATGGCGTCGAATGGAAGTGCGAGGCATGCACAGAACAATCATAA
- the LOC135331569 gene encoding uncharacterized protein LOC135331569 isoform X3: MSTEQTPLQDSQPDTPLSTVEYPQDLDYIITPMDIRCTNAHEKALCFLDLSQLDEFVERLNEIRQCPEPACRGNLVPTSVKRGIGGAATITYNCDGCRGQELTLDTCKVQEDGRNSEITRALHVAFIISGCTFTTYTKVLRYSLGIQSTYDDRFQDTIRTMHPVVKKMVDEMCTEAKEAMKQMKPEELGSWKRAVTVADGAWMTRGHHSKNFTFSIRNYFTGELLFRIHLSQKGGDNLYKGTSKGAEGYAARKLFQQAKEEGMKLEINRQDDDSSTSKAIRGIYEDVEIMMCRGHEGRSHLNQLKKLMQMKAFTSTMFKSHQNHIADIQNKPCSCSGKKHKKGCGCFTDQFIKNSRNLFSKILSNSESKEEFEKKTRSLYHHAIDEHVWDGGSCDFHALKVCSCGECPDKTNFVCEGQEYHTRDKLTCPFHMMAYRTEIEHRARKSSSLIHPELKAGHTNSMESSHNILIRFRQKHISLEKSHYELSTELGLLQANLTSMRKNKGPHYHWIPVLYQRLGLPLYTGIEDALEKYGKSRDKQLREIKEDKHKKRRIRYKVKRKMDREERIKWSKKLGDAYGCEWRRKRTEKDQAATKLCKCGSSEHRNKSHRDCPLNKRHASRDARSHPKSEKQGPSSAESDENNGTDASVNRDSSDSSESDFEDQILHAERGECICPNPKAHKRNCPAGNRNRGKRLFQTFKPGDKVAIHVTRLSGKHLVCRIAQVTNKRYTLHSKRGTLLKRFGGSELHKLGEDEGYEIPLDNWRQSEVVSTRALQEEDMVSCSCAIDTPDYLYVEDDDSEEDPDTQQGDNTIQTSIYCLSSTDINKIDRPTGWLNDIVITASQHLLYQHFPHIEGLQPPTLQAIRGFNVNKGEFVQILNVSNMHWCVVSTVGCSPGQVNVYDTMYRSVQKSTIPIIASLMLCTLPNLTINMMDVGRQTNGSDCGVLAIAIAYDLCAGNDPLTVVYEHTSTRQHLKESLKKCCFDRFPIRNSRTSTGVIHAEHVSLYCTCRMPEESIEDDPMAECDVCKGWYHRSCLSIPNEVFQVDGVEWKCEACTEQS, encoded by the exons ATGTCTACAG AGCAGACCCCCCTTCAGGATTCGCAACCAGACACACCCCTCTCCACTGTGGAATACCCTCAAGATTTGGACTACATTATAACACCAATGGACATAAGATGTACTAATGCGCATGAAAAGGCGCTTTGTTTTCTTGATTTGAGCCAGTTGGACGAGTTTGTTGAACGCCTCAATGAGATTCGTCAGTGCCCTGAACCAGCTTGTAGGGGTAACCTTGTTCCCACCTCAGTCAAGAGGGGAATAGGTGGAGCTGCAACAATAACATACAATTGTGACGGATGCCGAGGACAAGAGCTCACACTGGACACGTGCAAGGTACAAGAAGATGGAAGGAACAGTGAGATCACACGAGCACTGCATGTCGCCTTCATCATCAGTGGGTGTACCTTCACAACCTACACCAAGGTCTTACGCTACTCGCTGGGAATTCAGTCCACATACGACGACCGGTTTCAAGACACTATTCGCACTATGCACCCAGTGGTCAAAAAAATGGTGGATGAGATGTGCACAGAAGCCAAAGAGGCCATGAAACAAATGAAACCAGAAGAGCTAGGATCGTGGAAGagagccgtcactgttgcagatGGAGCATGGATGACAAGAGGTCATCATTCGAAGAACTTTACTTTCAGCATTAGAAATTATTTCACAG GTGAATTGCTGTTTCGAATACATCTGTCTCAAAAGGGCGGAGACAATCTGTACAAGGGGACGTCCAAGGGAGCGGAGGGCTATGCAGCCAGGAAACTCTTCCAGCAAGCCAAAGAAGAGGGGATGAAATTGGAAATAAACCGGCAG GATGATGACTCCTCCACCTCAAAGGCCATAAGAGGTATCTACGAGGACGTAGAAATAATGATGTGTCGTGGACACGAGGGAAGGTCTCATCTCAATCAGTTGAAAAAGCTGATGCAAATGAAAGCGTTCACCTCTACAATGTTTAAAAGTCATCAAAATCACATTGCGGACATACAGAACAAGCCCTGCTCCTGTTCTGGAAAAAAGCACAAGAAAGGCTGCGGATGTTTCACTGACCAGTTCATCAAAAACTCCAGAAATTTGTTCTCAAAAATTCTGTCGAACAGCGAGTCCAAAGAGGAATTTGAAAAAAAAACCCGTAGTCTCTACCATCATGCAATTGATGAACACGTGTGGGATGGCGGATCTTGCGATTTTCACGCCCTAAAAGTGTGCAGCTGTGGAGAGTGCCCCGACAAAACAAACTTTGTGTGCGAGGGACAAGAGTACCACACACGGGATAAGCTGACATGTCCTTTCCATATGATGGCCTACAGGACGGAGATTGAGCACAGGGCTCGAAAGTCATCATCGCTGATCCACCCAGAACTAAAAGCAGGGCACACAAACTCGATGGAATCATCACACAACATCCTAATTCGATTTAGGCAGAAGCACATCTCCTTGGAAAAGAGTCACTACGAGCTCTCCACAGAGCTGGGCCTCCTTCAAGCCAACCTTACCTCAATGAGAAAAAACAAAGGACCTCATTACCACTGGATTCCTGTGCTGTACCAAAGGTTGGGGCTGCCCCTCTATACAGGAATTGAGGATGCTCTGGAGAAGTACGGAAAATCCAGAGACAAGCAATTGAGAGAAATCAAAGAGGATAAGCACAAGAAGAGAAGGATACGATATAAGGTTAAGAGAAAGATGGACAGGGAAGAAAGAATAAAGTGGTCAAAGAAACTCGGTGATGCATACGGTTGTGAATGGAGGAGAAAGAGAACAGAGAAGGATCAAGCTGCCACGAAACTCTGCAAGTGTGGCTCCAGCGAACACAGAAACAAATCTCACAGAGACTGCCCACTGAACAAGCGACACGCAAGCAG GGATGCCAGAAGTCATCCTAAATCAGAGAAACAAGGACCTTCTTCAGCTGAATCAGATGA AAACAATGGGACAGACGCTAGTGTGAACAGGGACAGCAGTGACAGCAGTGAAAGCGACTTCGAGGATCAAATTTTGCACGCAGAACGAGGCGAATGTATCTGCCCAAATCCCAAAGCACACAAGAGAAACTGCCCAGCGGGCAATAGGAACCGTGGGAAAAGGCTCTTCCAGACTTTCAAACCTGGAGACAAGGTAGCCATCCACGTTACGAGGTTGTCTGGGAAACACCTTGTCTGTCGCATTGCTCAAGTGACCAACAAGCGATACACACTCCATTCCAAGCGAGGGACCCTATTGAAGCGATTTGGAGGAAGTGAGCTACACAAATTGGGGGAAGACGAAGGCTACGAGATTCCCCTCGACAACTGGCGCCAGAGCGAGGTCGTGTCAACCAGAGCACTGCAGGAAGAAGACATGGTGAGCTGCTCGTGTGCAATCGACACTCCAGACTATCTGTACGTGGAGGACGATGATTCAGAAGAGGACCCAGACACACAACAGGGTGATAACACTATTCAAACATCCATATACTGTCTGTCATCAACTGACATCAACAAGATTGATAGACCCACAGGATGGCTGAATGATATCGTCATCACTGCAAGCCAACACCTTTTGTACCAGCATTTCCCGCACATTGAAGGCCTACAGCCACCTACACTCCAAGCGATTAGAGGATTCAATGTGAACAAAGGAGAATTTGTTCAAATTTTAAACGTGAGCAATATGCACTGGTGTGTTGTGTCTACTGTTGGCTGTAGCCCGGGGCAAGTAAACGTCTACGACACCATGTACCGCAGCGTTCAGAAGTCAACGATTCCAATTATAGCAAGCCTGATGTTATGCACCTTACCCAACCTCACAATCAACATGATGGACGTCGGTCGACAGACAAACGGCTCTGACTGTGGTGTGCTAGCTATCGCCATTGCCTATGACTTGTGTGCTGGGAACGATCCGCTGACCGTGGTGTACGAGCACACATCCACAAGACAACACCTGAAGGAGAGCCTCAAGAAGTGCTGCTTCGATCGCTTCCCAATAAGGAATTCGAGGACCTCAACAGGTGTGATCCACGCTGAGCATGTCTCCCTGTACTGCACATGCAGAATGCCCGAGGAAAGCATCGAAGACGATCCTATGGCAGAATGTGATGTTTGCAAGGGGTGGTATCATCGATCGTGCTTGAGCATTCCCAACGAAGTGTTTCAAGTTGATGGCGTCGAATGGAAGTGCGAGGCATGCACAGAACAATCATAA
- the LOC135331569 gene encoding uncharacterized protein LOC135331569 isoform X2: MSSMEDSPLTPTKDSEELEDYSEQDRLQESDSPPTPKRRCLQDSQPDTPLSTVEYPQDLDYIITPMDIRCTNAHEKALCFLDLSQLDEFVERLNEIRQCPEPACRGNLVPTSVKRGIGGAATITYNCDGCRGQELTLDTCKVQEDGRNSEITRALHVAFIISGCTFTTYTKVLRYSLGIQSTYDDRFQDTIRTMHPVVKKMVDEMCTEAKEAMKQMKPEELGSWKRAVTVADGAWMTRGHHSKNFTFSIRNYFTGELLFRIHLSQKGGDNLYKGTSKGAEGYAARKLFQQAKEEGMKLEINRQDDDSSTSKAIRGIYEDVEIMMCRGHEGRSHLNQLKKLMQMKAFTSTMFKSHQNHIADIQNKPCSCSGKKHKKGCGCFTDQFIKNSRNLFSKILSNSESKEEFEKKTRSLYHHAIDEHVWDGGSCDFHALKVCSCGECPDKTNFVCEGQEYHTRDKLTCPFHMMAYRTEIEHRARKSSSLIHPELKAGHTNSMESSHNILIRFRQKHISLEKSHYELSTELGLLQANLTSMRKNKGPHYHWIPVLYQRLGLPLYTGIEDALEKYGKSRDKQLREIKEDKHKKRRIRYKVKRKMDREERIKWSKKLGDAYGCEWRRKRTEKDQAATKLCKCGSSEHRNKSHRDCPLNKRHASRDARSHPKSEKQGPSSAESDENNGTDASVNRDSSDSSESDFEDQILHAERGECICPNPKAHKRNCPAGNRNRGKRLFQTFKPGDKVAIHVTRLSGKHLVCRIAQVTNKRYTLHSKRGTLLKRFGGSELHKLGEDEGYEIPLDNWRQSEVVSTRALQEEDMVSCSCAIDTPDYLYVEDDDSEEDPDTQQGDNTIQTSIYCLSSTDINKIDRPTGWLNDIVITASQHLLYQHFPHIEGLQPPTLQAIRGFNVNKGEFVQILNVSNMHWCVVSTVGCSPGQVNVYDTMYRSVQKSTIPIIASLMLCTLPNLTINMMDVGRQTNGSDCGVLAIAIAYDLCAGNDPLTVVYEHTSTRQHLKESLKKCCFDRFPIRNSRTSTGVIHAEHVSLYCTCRMPEESIEDDPMAECDVCKGWYHRSCLSIPNEVFQVDGVEWKCEACTEQS, encoded by the exons ATGTCCAGCATGGAAGACTCGCCTCTCACCCCAACAAAGGACTCAGAG GAACTTGAAGACTACTCTGAACAGGACAGGCTACAAGAGTCCGACTCGCCCCCTACTCCAAAGAGGAGATGTCTACAG GATTCGCAACCAGACACACCCCTCTCCACTGTGGAATACCCTCAAGATTTGGACTACATTATAACACCAATGGACATAAGATGTACTAATGCGCATGAAAAGGCGCTTTGTTTTCTTGATTTGAGCCAGTTGGACGAGTTTGTTGAACGCCTCAATGAGATTCGTCAGTGCCCTGAACCAGCTTGTAGGGGTAACCTTGTTCCCACCTCAGTCAAGAGGGGAATAGGTGGAGCTGCAACAATAACATACAATTGTGACGGATGCCGAGGACAAGAGCTCACACTGGACACGTGCAAGGTACAAGAAGATGGAAGGAACAGTGAGATCACACGAGCACTGCATGTCGCCTTCATCATCAGTGGGTGTACCTTCACAACCTACACCAAGGTCTTACGCTACTCGCTGGGAATTCAGTCCACATACGACGACCGGTTTCAAGACACTATTCGCACTATGCACCCAGTGGTCAAAAAAATGGTGGATGAGATGTGCACAGAAGCCAAAGAGGCCATGAAACAAATGAAACCAGAAGAGCTAGGATCGTGGAAGagagccgtcactgttgcagatGGAGCATGGATGACAAGAGGTCATCATTCGAAGAACTTTACTTTCAGCATTAGAAATTATTTCACAG GTGAATTGCTGTTTCGAATACATCTGTCTCAAAAGGGCGGAGACAATCTGTACAAGGGGACGTCCAAGGGAGCGGAGGGCTATGCAGCCAGGAAACTCTTCCAGCAAGCCAAAGAAGAGGGGATGAAATTGGAAATAAACCGGCAG GATGATGACTCCTCCACCTCAAAGGCCATAAGAGGTATCTACGAGGACGTAGAAATAATGATGTGTCGTGGACACGAGGGAAGGTCTCATCTCAATCAGTTGAAAAAGCTGATGCAAATGAAAGCGTTCACCTCTACAATGTTTAAAAGTCATCAAAATCACATTGCGGACATACAGAACAAGCCCTGCTCCTGTTCTGGAAAAAAGCACAAGAAAGGCTGCGGATGTTTCACTGACCAGTTCATCAAAAACTCCAGAAATTTGTTCTCAAAAATTCTGTCGAACAGCGAGTCCAAAGAGGAATTTGAAAAAAAAACCCGTAGTCTCTACCATCATGCAATTGATGAACACGTGTGGGATGGCGGATCTTGCGATTTTCACGCCCTAAAAGTGTGCAGCTGTGGAGAGTGCCCCGACAAAACAAACTTTGTGTGCGAGGGACAAGAGTACCACACACGGGATAAGCTGACATGTCCTTTCCATATGATGGCCTACAGGACGGAGATTGAGCACAGGGCTCGAAAGTCATCATCGCTGATCCACCCAGAACTAAAAGCAGGGCACACAAACTCGATGGAATCATCACACAACATCCTAATTCGATTTAGGCAGAAGCACATCTCCTTGGAAAAGAGTCACTACGAGCTCTCCACAGAGCTGGGCCTCCTTCAAGCCAACCTTACCTCAATGAGAAAAAACAAAGGACCTCATTACCACTGGATTCCTGTGCTGTACCAAAGGTTGGGGCTGCCCCTCTATACAGGAATTGAGGATGCTCTGGAGAAGTACGGAAAATCCAGAGACAAGCAATTGAGAGAAATCAAAGAGGATAAGCACAAGAAGAGAAGGATACGATATAAGGTTAAGAGAAAGATGGACAGGGAAGAAAGAATAAAGTGGTCAAAGAAACTCGGTGATGCATACGGTTGTGAATGGAGGAGAAAGAGAACAGAGAAGGATCAAGCTGCCACGAAACTCTGCAAGTGTGGCTCCAGCGAACACAGAAACAAATCTCACAGAGACTGCCCACTGAACAAGCGACACGCAAGCAG GGATGCCAGAAGTCATCCTAAATCAGAGAAACAAGGACCTTCTTCAGCTGAATCAGATGA AAACAATGGGACAGACGCTAGTGTGAACAGGGACAGCAGTGACAGCAGTGAAAGCGACTTCGAGGATCAAATTTTGCACGCAGAACGAGGCGAATGTATCTGCCCAAATCCCAAAGCACACAAGAGAAACTGCCCAGCGGGCAATAGGAACCGTGGGAAAAGGCTCTTCCAGACTTTCAAACCTGGAGACAAGGTAGCCATCCACGTTACGAGGTTGTCTGGGAAACACCTTGTCTGTCGCATTGCTCAAGTGACCAACAAGCGATACACACTCCATTCCAAGCGAGGGACCCTATTGAAGCGATTTGGAGGAAGTGAGCTACACAAATTGGGGGAAGACGAAGGCTACGAGATTCCCCTCGACAACTGGCGCCAGAGCGAGGTCGTGTCAACCAGAGCACTGCAGGAAGAAGACATGGTGAGCTGCTCGTGTGCAATCGACACTCCAGACTATCTGTACGTGGAGGACGATGATTCAGAAGAGGACCCAGACACACAACAGGGTGATAACACTATTCAAACATCCATATACTGTCTGTCATCAACTGACATCAACAAGATTGATAGACCCACAGGATGGCTGAATGATATCGTCATCACTGCAAGCCAACACCTTTTGTACCAGCATTTCCCGCACATTGAAGGCCTACAGCCACCTACACTCCAAGCGATTAGAGGATTCAATGTGAACAAAGGAGAATTTGTTCAAATTTTAAACGTGAGCAATATGCACTGGTGTGTTGTGTCTACTGTTGGCTGTAGCCCGGGGCAAGTAAACGTCTACGACACCATGTACCGCAGCGTTCAGAAGTCAACGATTCCAATTATAGCAAGCCTGATGTTATGCACCTTACCCAACCTCACAATCAACATGATGGACGTCGGTCGACAGACAAACGGCTCTGACTGTGGTGTGCTAGCTATCGCCATTGCCTATGACTTGTGTGCTGGGAACGATCCGCTGACCGTGGTGTACGAGCACACATCCACAAGACAACACCTGAAGGAGAGCCTCAAGAAGTGCTGCTTCGATCGCTTCCCAATAAGGAATTCGAGGACCTCAACAGGTGTGATCCACGCTGAGCATGTCTCCCTGTACTGCACATGCAGAATGCCCGAGGAAAGCATCGAAGACGATCCTATGGCAGAATGTGATGTTTGCAAGGGGTGGTATCATCGATCGTGCTTGAGCATTCCCAACGAAGTGTTTCAAGTTGATGGCGTCGAATGGAAGTGCGAGGCATGCACAGAACAATCATAA